A single genomic interval of Gemmatimonadota bacterium harbors:
- a CDS encoding 1-acyl-sn-glycerol-3-phosphate acyltransferase codes for MRIPWGVQQWVMRVAVRWFYRRVEDEGLNRIPSHGPVILAANHNNALVDALVVGALVPRRVQLTAKATLLDHPITRFVVHAVGIVPLRRAKDEAQRSGAATAGRNEGAFDAIVETLRGEGMILIFPEGISHSEPALAPLRTGCARMALQALESGVPEVTIVPVGLTFEAKGRPRSRVLLTVGTPIAASEVHDATDRVRALTARVDEGLRAVTLNFPTSAAARQVLEVSRTLSRLFGTTPPLTTPDVPLGDTVRVARQVEELRRVLPHATPNDVEHVEGFLARLESWRRRAVQLGVSPAEVDMNTSLGSGTGFVAREGVALLLAAPVALWGRLNHLIPLRLALWIGRATSRNPDEPAMHTLVGGFALVLLVYLALALVVGRSAGWGWALVYLVSLPAAASLDFWLTDRWRAFARRARGYLALRRHPAEARELLEERDVLRSEARQLESLLTSRAGAPADPTA; via the coding sequence ATGCGGATCCCGTGGGGCGTGCAGCAGTGGGTTATGCGGGTCGCCGTGCGCTGGTTCTACCGGCGGGTCGAGGACGAGGGGCTGAACCGCATCCCCTCCCACGGCCCGGTGATCCTGGCCGCGAACCACAACAACGCCCTGGTGGACGCCCTCGTCGTCGGCGCCCTGGTGCCACGGCGCGTGCAGCTCACCGCCAAGGCCACGCTCCTCGACCACCCGATCACCCGGTTCGTCGTGCACGCCGTGGGCATTGTGCCGCTGCGTCGCGCGAAGGACGAAGCCCAACGATCCGGTGCCGCCACCGCGGGCCGCAATGAGGGCGCCTTCGACGCCATCGTCGAGACCCTGCGGGGCGAGGGGATGATCCTCATCTTCCCCGAGGGAATCAGCCACAGCGAACCCGCCCTCGCCCCACTCCGCACCGGCTGTGCGCGCATGGCCCTGCAGGCGCTCGAGAGCGGAGTGCCCGAGGTCACGATCGTCCCGGTCGGCCTCACCTTCGAGGCCAAGGGACGCCCCCGCTCCCGCGTGCTCCTCACCGTCGGCACCCCGATCGCCGCGTCGGAAGTGCATGACGCCACCGACCGGGTGCGGGCGCTCACCGCACGCGTGGACGAAGGGCTCCGTGCCGTGACCCTCAACTTCCCCACATCCGCCGCGGCCCGTCAGGTGCTGGAGGTGTCCCGCACCCTGAGCCGCCTCTTCGGGACGACACCGCCGCTCACCACCCCGGACGTTCCCCTGGGCGACACCGTGCGCGTCGCGCGGCAGGTCGAGGAACTCCGCCGCGTGCTTCCCCACGCCACGCCAAACGATGTCGAGCATGTGGAGGGCTTCCTCGCGCGACTGGAATCGTGGCGACGCCGTGCGGTGCAGCTGGGAGTCTCACCGGCCGAGGTGGACATGAACACCTCGCTGGGGAGTGGAACCGGATTCGTCGCCCGGGAGGGAGTCGCCCTTCTCCTCGCCGCTCCTGTGGCCCTCTGGGGACGCCTCAACCACCTCATTCCACTGCGCCTCGCGCTGTGGATCGGCCGCGCAACGTCGCGGAATCCCGATGAACCGGCGATGCATACGCTCGTGGGTGGGTTCGCCCTGGTCCTCCTGGTCTACCTGGCCCTCGCCCTGGTGGTGGGACGGAGCGCCGGTTGGGGATGGGCGCTGGTGTACCTCGTCTCGCTGCCGGCGGCCGCCTCCCTCGACTTCTGGCTTACCGATCGGTGGCGGGCCTTTGCGCGCCGTGCCCGCGGGTACCTCGCCCTCCGACGGCACCCGGCCGAGGCGCGCGAACTCCTCGAGGAACGTGACGTGCTGCGCAGTGAGGCACGGCAGCTCGAATCCCTGCTGACTTCACGCGCAGGCGCCCCAGCGGACCCAACGGCCTGA
- a CDS encoding prepilin-type N-terminal cleavage/methylation domain-containing protein: MRKSRAGFTLIELLIVVVIIGILAAFAVPKFQNTKGKANAAALKSDLRNMATAQEAYFYENGTYTTSIGALNFDPSPGVVFTFGVATPGGWSATVTHPQAYPILCGLFMGGAPAIAPATIEGLIACQ, translated from the coding sequence ATGCGAAAATCCCGGGCGGGCTTCACTCTGATCGAGCTGTTGATCGTCGTCGTGATCATCGGCATCCTGGCCGCTTTTGCGGTCCCGAAGTTCCAGAACACCAAGGGCAAGGCCAATGCGGCCGCCCTCAAGTCGGACCTGCGGAACATGGCTACCGCCCAGGAAGCGTACTTCTACGAGAACGGGACCTACACGACCAGCATCGGAGCGCTCAACTTCGATCCCTCCCCTGGCGTGGTCTTCACCTTCGGCGTGGCAACGCCGGGAGGGTGGTCAGCCACCGTGACACACCCGCAGGCCTATCCCATCCTGTGTGGGCTGTTCATGGGGGGCGCTCCGGCCATCGCCCCTGCGACGATCGAAGGTTTGATCGCCTGCCAGTAG